A segment of the Pseudoalteromonas piscicida genome:
CATGGCCGTACAAGAGCATGTATGTATAAAGGCGAAGCTGAATATGCCACGATCAGAGAAATTAAACGTTCAGTATCTATTCCTGTGGTAGCAAACGGTGACATTACGTCTCCTGAAAAAGCGAAACAGGTGCTGGAATACACGGGCGCAGATGCCATTATGATTGGTCGAGCCGCCCAAGGTCGTCCTTGGATTTTCCGAGAAATAGACCACTATTTGCAAACCGGTGAACATTTGCCAGAACCTGAAATAGCAGAGGTTCGAGCAATATTGATGGAGCACTTAGTAAACCTTCATCAATTCTATGGTGAGCCAATGGGAGCGCGCATCGCACGCAAGCATGTATCTTGGTATTTGCAGGCCCATGACCAAGAAGGTCAATTTAGGCGAGTATTCAATGCCTTGGAGACGCCAGAAGCGCAAATCGAGGCATTAGAAGACTATTTTGAAACATTAGGGTGAATGAATTTATTCATCCTTCAGGCTAACTAAGAAAGAGACATAACGATGTTCGAACAAAATGTGACTTCTCCATTTATTACTAACGCTCATGTTCAGTCACAAGAGAAACCGCAACCTTTGCGCGATGCAGTTAAAAAAGCTGTACATCACTACCTAAAGCAGCTTAATGGTCAAGACGTACAAGACGTTTATGAGTTAGTTCTTTCTGAGCTTGAAGCGCCTCTACTAGAAGAGGTTATGACTTATACTCGTGGTAACCAGACTCGTGCAGCGATCCTTTTAGGTATCAACCGTGGCACACTTCGCAAGAAGCTAAAAAAATACGGCATGAACTAAGCACTGCTGGTAAAATTTAGTTGATAAAAAAGCACCTTCGGGTGCTTTTTTATTGTTTAAAATTCAGCAGCTAGCGGACATTTATCCTTTTCATATCGCACTTTTCTCATGTTTATCTCGCCTTTTAACATCGTCATCTTAACAATAATGCGCTAAAATACCGGCTTTCTAAGCTAGCCCTTAACTAATCATTGAGGAAACCTGAACCATCATGGATATACATCGTCCAATTCGTCGCGCCCTACTAAGCGTGTCAGATAAAACCGGTATCGTTGAATTCGCCACAGCACTTGCAGCTCAAGGCGTAGAAATTTTATCAACTGGCGGTACTTGCAAACTACTTGCAGACAACGGCATTAAAGTAACAGAAGTATCTGATTACACTGGCCACCCAGAAATCATGGATGGTCGCGTTAAAACGCTTCACCCAAAAGTGCACGGCGGTATCTTAGGACGTCGCGGTCAAGACGAAGACGTCATGACTGAAAACAATATTTCAGCAATCGATATGGTAGTAGTCAACTTATACCCCTTCGCACAAACTGTTGCGAAAGCTGACTGTAGCCTAGAAGATGCAATAGAAAATATCGATATTGGTGGTCCAACAATGGTTCGTGCTGCGGCTAAGAACCACAAAGACGTGACCATTATTGTAAATGCGAGTGACTACAGCCGTGTTATTGAAGAAATGAAGGCGAACTCTGGCTCTACAACATACAAGACACGTTTCGACCTAGCTATTGCGGCCTACGAGCATACCGCACAGTATGACGGCATGATTGCCAACTACTTCGGTAAAATGGTTCCGGATTATACGGAAGAAGCGGCTGAGGAAACCAAATTCCCTCGCACTATCAATATGCAATTCACTAAGAAGCAAGATATGCGCTACGGTGAAAACTCGCATCAAGACGCTGCTTTCTATGTTGAAAACAACATTGAAGAAGCATCCGTCGCGACGGCTAAACAACTTCAAGGTAAGGCGCTATCTTATAACAATATCGCTGATACCGATGCAGCACTTGAGTGTGTTAAAGAATTTGATAAGCCGGCTTGTGTTATCGTAAAACACGCAAACCCTTGTGGTGTTGCTGTTGATGACAATATTCTTGCCGCCTATGACCGCGCATTTAAGACCGACCCAACTTCTGCCTTCGGTGGTATCATCGCCTTTAACCGAGAGCTAGACGGCGACACGGCGGAAGCCATTGTAGCACGTCAGTTTGTTGAAGTTATCATCGCACCGAGCGTATCAGAAGAAGCCGCACAAATCGTTGCTGCGAAGCAAAATGTACGTTTACTAGAATGTGGCCAGTGGTCAAACAAAACCACAGGTACTGATATTAAGCGTGTTAATGGCGGTATCTTAGTACAAGATCGTGACCAAGGTATGGTTGGTTTGGACGACCTTAAGGTGGTTTCGAAACGTCAACCTACAGAACAAGAACTAAAAGATCTACTGTTCTGCTGGAAAGTCGCTAAATTTGTTAAGTCTAACGCGATTGTTTACGCCCGTGATGGGATGACTATTGGTGTAGGCGCAGGCCAAATGAGCCGCGTATACTCTGCAAAAATCGCGGGGATCAAAGCCGCCGATGAAAACCTAGAAGTACCAGGTTCTGTGATGGCATCTGATGCGTTCTTCCCATTCCGTGATGGCATTGACGCAGCTGCAGCTGCGGGTATTACCGCAGTTATCCAGCCGGGTGGTTCAATGCGTGATGAAGAGGTGATTGCCGCCGCTGATGAAGCCGGAATGGCAATGGTGTTTACCGGCATGCGCCACTTCCGCCATTAATCAATAAAGCGCGAAACTTATGAGTTTCGCGCTTTTTGTTTCAGCTAATTTCCAGTATTCTGGCTACAGCATAATCATAACAGAATGAAGGAAGCTAACGATGAATCTAGGTATGAAATCTCTTATCGCTGCGGCAGTATTTACCACTTTAGTGGGCTGTAACGCGACAGAATCCAACTCCAGCCAAGCTGTACCAAGCGCGATTGCAAAAGCCGTTGCTAGCGACAATCGAGCTGAGAAAAACAGAGCCCGAGACCAATATCGCCACCCAAGTGAAACGCTTGCTTTTTTTGGCATTGAGCCATCAATGACCGTGGTAGAAATTGCACCTGGTGGTGGTTGGTATAGCGAGATTTTAGCGCCGCTGGTTAAAGGTCAAGGCACCTATTATGCAGCGCACTTCCCTGCTGATTCAGATGTTGGCTACTATCAACGTTCATTAAAAGGCTACAAAGACAAAGTAGCAACCAACCCAGACTATAGTGAAGTAAAGATCACCGAATTTGCACCAGTGACACACAGTAATATTGCGCCACAAGGCAGTGCAGACGTGGTACTTACCTTCCGTAACGTGCATAACTGGTACATGGGTAAAGGGGATGAAGGTGTACTTAGCGCGTTCAACGCGTTTAATAAGGCACTGAAACCTGGTGGCATTTTAGGTGTGGTTGAACACCGTCTGCCTGAGCACCGCCAACTTGAAGATCAAAAGTCGTCAGGTTATATGAAGCAAAGTTATGTTGTTGATATCGCCAAGCAAGCTGGGTTTGAATTAGTTGCAAGCAGCGACATTAACGCCAACCCGCTAGACAGCGCCAATCATCCAAAAGGCGTCTGGACTCTGCCACCTCGCTTAGCGCTGGGTGATGAAAAAGCAGCGCAATATAAAGCGATTGGGGAAAGCGACCGCATGACCTTAAAATTCAAAAAGCTTTAATAGGAAAATTTCGCCATGA
Coding sequences within it:
- the fis gene encoding DNA-binding transcriptional regulator Fis: MFEQNVTSPFITNAHVQSQEKPQPLRDAVKKAVHHYLKQLNGQDVQDVYELVLSELEAPLLEEVMTYTRGNQTRAAILLGINRGTLRKKLKKYGMN
- the purH gene encoding bifunctional phosphoribosylaminoimidazolecarboxamide formyltransferase/IMP cyclohydrolase, with the translated sequence MDIHRPIRRALLSVSDKTGIVEFATALAAQGVEILSTGGTCKLLADNGIKVTEVSDYTGHPEIMDGRVKTLHPKVHGGILGRRGQDEDVMTENNISAIDMVVVNLYPFAQTVAKADCSLEDAIENIDIGGPTMVRAAAKNHKDVTIIVNASDYSRVIEEMKANSGSTTYKTRFDLAIAAYEHTAQYDGMIANYFGKMVPDYTEEAAEETKFPRTINMQFTKKQDMRYGENSHQDAAFYVENNIEEASVATAKQLQGKALSYNNIADTDAALECVKEFDKPACVIVKHANPCGVAVDDNILAAYDRAFKTDPTSAFGGIIAFNRELDGDTAEAIVARQFVEVIIAPSVSEEAAQIVAAKQNVRLLECGQWSNKTTGTDIKRVNGGILVQDRDQGMVGLDDLKVVSKRQPTEQELKDLLFCWKVAKFVKSNAIVYARDGMTIGVGAGQMSRVYSAKIAGIKAADENLEVPGSVMASDAFFPFRDGIDAAAAAGITAVIQPGGSMRDEEVIAAADEAGMAMVFTGMRHFRH
- a CDS encoding class I SAM-dependent methyltransferase; the protein is MNLGMKSLIAAAVFTTLVGCNATESNSSQAVPSAIAKAVASDNRAEKNRARDQYRHPSETLAFFGIEPSMTVVEIAPGGGWYSEILAPLVKGQGTYYAAHFPADSDVGYYQRSLKGYKDKVATNPDYSEVKITEFAPVTHSNIAPQGSADVVLTFRNVHNWYMGKGDEGVLSAFNAFNKALKPGGILGVVEHRLPEHRQLEDQKSSGYMKQSYVVDIAKQAGFELVASSDINANPLDSANHPKGVWTLPPRLALGDEKAAQYKAIGESDRMTLKFKKL